The sequence below is a genomic window from Proteus vulgaris.
TTACAAAAGTTAAGCTTTTTGCCAATTGGCAACATCGTTTTTCCTTATCGAATTCTACATTTTTATTCAATAGCGCCTTTTTTGGTCAATATAGCCCTGACACCTTACCAGGTGTGGAATGGCTTAGTTTAACGGATAAAAACGCAATCCGTGGTTTTGACCAAAGCACACTTTCTGGCGATAACGGCGGCTACTTACGTAATACGCTTTCTTATCCTTATCGGATAAACACATTTTCAATCACCCCTCGAATTGGTCTCGATGCTGGCCGTGTTCAACAACATGGTAACTATGAAGGATGGCGTAGTGGCTATGGGCTAAGTTCGGGCTTAAATCTCCAATATCAAAAAGCACAATTCGATATTGAAGTTGCTAAGGGGCATTTGCTTTACAGCCAAACAAATTCCAATAAAACCAAAGACCCTACTCAAGTGTTAGTTAGATTTTCATATTTATTTTGATTCACACTCATAGCAATAAACGGAGAAAACTCTATGAAATCAAAAAACTTCAAGCTCTCTCCTTCGGGTAGGCTTGCTGCATCTTTAGCGATCATTTTCGTATCACTAAATGCATATGCTGGCGGTATTGTTCCTGATGCGGGCAATCAAGGACCGAATGTTTCATCAGTCAATGGTGGCACTCAAGTCATTAATATCGTTACACCAAATAACGAAGGTATCTCTCATAACCAATATCAAGATTTTAATGTAGGTAAACCAGGTGCTGTTTTTAACAACTCTTTAGAGGCAGGACAATCACAGCTTGCTGGGCAATTAAATGCCAACAGCAATTTAAATGGGCAAGCAGCTTCTTTAATTTTAAATGAAGTCGTTAGCCGAAATCCTTCGTTCTTATTAGGTCAGCAAGAAGTTTTTGGTATCGCTGCGGAATATGTACTTTCTAACCCAAATGGTATTACCTGTGATGGATGCGGTTTTATCAATACCAGCCGTTCTTCTTTGGTTGTCGGTAATCCACTGTTTGAAAATGGTGAATTAAAAGGTTATAGCACGCTTAACAATACGAATTTACTTTCTATTGGTAAAAACGGATTACACGCTCCTGGCCTTCTAGATTTAATTGCACCACGTATTGATAGCCGAGGCAAAATAACTGCCGCAGAAATTTCTGCATTAACAGGTCAAAATACGTTCTCTCAACGTTTTGATATTCTTTCATCACAAAAACCCGCTTCTGCTTTAGATAGCTATTTCTTTGGTAGTATGCAATCTGGTCGTATCCGCATCATCAATACGGCAGAAGGTAGTGGTGTTAAATTAACGGGTAAATTTGTTGCTGATAACGAATTAAGTGTCAGAGCGGACAATATTCAAACGGATAGCCAAGTTCGCTATGACAGCTATGATAAAGATGGCAGTGAAAACTATCAAAATTACCGTGGCGGTATTGCTGTTAATAACAGTGGTTCAAGCCAGACTCTGACAAAAACAGAGTTAAAAGGTAAAAACATCACATTAGTTGCTGATAATAAAAACCAAATCAAAGCCTCTGATTTAATGGGTGATGATATTTTATTACAAGGTGCTCATTTAACAGTTGATGGCAAACAGTTACAGCAAAAAGACACCGATACTGATAATCGTTGGTTCTATTCTTGGCAATATGATGTCACTAAAGAAAAAGAGCTGGTACAGCAAGTTGGTAGCCACATTGATGCCAAAAACAATGCAACATTAACAGCAACTAAAGGTGATGTAACACTTGAAGGTGCCAAAATTAATGCGGGTAACACACTGGCAATTAATGCTAATCAAGATATCAATATCAACGGATTAGTTGAGAAAGAAAATCGTAGTGAAAATGGCTACAAACGTAACCATACGTCTCGTTTAGAAACAGGTAGCTGGAGCAATAGCCATCAAACAGAAACCTTAAAAGGCAGTGAGTTGACTGCGGGTAAAACGCTGGGCTTAAATGCTGAAGGCTCTGTTACTGCTCAAGGTGCAAAATTACATTCTAATGAGAATGTTGTTGTTAACGCTAAAGAGAATATCAATCTTAATGTTCAAAATACCAACAATGATAAAACAGTAACCGATAATCATGTTGTTTGGGGTGGTATCGGCGGTGGTAATAATAAGAACAATAACAATAAACAAGAAGTCAGCCATTCAACACAATTGACTGCTGACGGACAACTGCTACTTGCAGCAGATAACAGTGTCAAAATCACAGGTAGTCAAGTCAAAGGCAATCAAGGTGCCTTTGTTAAAACGACTCAAGGCGATGTTGTTATTGATAATGCGATCAGCGAAACCATCACTAAAACAGATGAACGTACAGGTACTGCATTTAACATTACTAAAAACTCCCACAAGAATGAAACTAACCAACAGCATTCAACGGGTAGTGAATTAGTTTCTGATGCAGAGTTAACTGTGGTCAGTGGCAAAGATGTCAATGTAATTGGTAGCTTAATTAAAAGTGCTGATGAGTTAGGCATTGAATCTTTAGGTGATATCAACGTCAGATCTGCACAGCAAACCACGAAAATCAATGATGAAAAAACATCATTAGAGATCACCGGTCATGCTAAAGAAGTTGAAGATAAGCAATATAGCGCAGGTTTTCATATCACTCATACATCCAACAAAAACAATAGCACTGAAACTGAACAAGTAGGATCGACTCTCAGTGGTGGCAGTGTTAAAGTTCAAGCGGATAAAGATGTCACTTTTGCTGGCTCTGATTTAAAAACAACCGCAGGTAATGCCACTGTTTCCGGTGACAATGTTGCCTTTGTTTCAACAGAAAACAAAAAAGAGACTGACAGTACAGATAGAACCATTTCAGGTGGCTTTAGCTATACCGGTGGTGTTGATAAGATCGGTAGTAAAGCTGATTTCCAATATGACAAACAGCATACAACAACTGATATCACCAAAAATAAAGGTAGCGAAACTCAAATTGCAGGTGATTTAACCATTACTGCAAACAATGATGTGACGCATCAAGGTGCATCACACAAAGTTGATGGTGCGTATAAAGAGTCAGGTGAAAATATCAATCACCTTGCTGTAAATGACAGTGCAACATCTAAAACAGATACCTTAAATATCGGTGTCGATGTGGGTGTTAATCTTGATTACAGCGGTGTTACTCAGCCGATTAAGAAAGCCGTTGAAGATGGAGCTACTGCTGTTAATCCTGACAGCAACAAAGGTATTGATAAAAAAGTCACCTTTAAAGATGCCATTAGTAATCTTGCTAACTTAAGTAACTTAGAAGCACCAAATGTGGGTGTTGAAGTCGGTGTTAAAGGTGGCGGTAGCCAGAAATCACAAAGCGATAGCCAAGCGGTTTCTACATCAATTACTGCGGGTAAAATTAATACTGACAGCAATAAAACGCTACATGACCAAGGTACTCATTATCAATCTACCCAAGGTGATGTCTCACTAACTGCTAACACTCATACCAGTGAAGCAGCACAAAACAAACACCAAGAGTCCTTCCATGAAACAACCGGTGGCGGTCAAGTAGGTGTCAGCACCAAAACAGGCAACGATATTACCGTAGCGATTAAAGGTGAAGGTAAAACCACTGACACAAGCCTAACCACCACCAAAGCGGAAGGTAGCCAGTTTAATTCAGCTGGCAATATCAATATTAATGTACGTGAAGATGCACATTATGAAGGCGCTAAGTTTGACGCTCAAGAAGGTAAAACTGTCATTAATGCTGGCGGTGATTTAACGCTTGCACAAGCAACGGATACCCACACTGAAAGTCAACATAACGTAAATGGCAGTGCAAACCTGAAAGTAGGTACAACACCAGATAGTAAAGATTACGGTGGTGGCTTTAACGCAGGTGGTGCAAATCATCAAAAAGATCAGACAACAGCAAAAGCAGGTTCAGTGAATGGCTCTCAAGGTATTGAGTTAAATTCAGGTCATAATCTGACTTTACAAGGCACTCATTTAACCAGCGAAAATGATGTTGCTCTGACTGCAACTAACAAAGTTGATTTCCAAGCAACAGAATCTCAGCGTACTGAAACAGGTAAGAACTTATCAGGTGGATTACAAGCAGGCTTCGGTCAAAAAACAGGAGACAAATCATCTTCTGTCAATGGCTTAGGTGGCGCTGAATTTGCTATTGGTAAGCAAGATGAGAAGAGTGTTTCTCGTGAAGGTGGAACCATTGCTAACCAAGGTAATTTAACTGTTAATGGTAGCTCTGTTAATCTTCAAGGTACTAAAGTTAATAGCAAAGATACGCAATTAACCTCTCAATCTGGTGATACTACGCTAACATCAGCACAATCTACGGATTACAAAAACAACTGGGGTACTGATATCTCTTTAAATGGCAAACAAACCAATACGACGCCAAAAGAAGTGACTGAAGAAAACCCAGCAACCTCTATCCATGATATTGGTGGCAAAGTTTTAGTAAACGTTGAAGATCAACAAAAATCCACACACCAAAATGCTTCAGTAGAAACAGGTACATTAACTGTAAATAGCGACAAAAACTTCGCTCTTTCTGGTGCAAATGTTTCTGCGGATAATGTAACGGGTAATGTGGGTGGTGACTTTACAGTAACTAGCCAGAAAGACAGTGATCGTCATGTTGCTGTTGATGTCAATGTTGGTTATAACCACAACAACGATCCTAAATCTAGCCAAGTTGATAAAACAGCCAAGGCAGGTGGATCATTATTAGAAGACACTATCAAAGAGACCATTGATTCAGGTATTAAATCTGCAACTGATGTTATCTCTGATAAATACAATTCACTCTCTTCAACTATCGCAGATAAAACCGGTATCAGTGGCGAGACAAAAGCCAAAATTGATAAAGGCGTTGGCACAGTAGGTAACGGTATCAAAAATATCGTAACAGGTGCTGAAGGTCATACGGCAAATGCAGATATTAAAGTTTCTCATATTGATAATGATGCAGTTACTCAAACCACAACCTTAACTAGCAAAAATGATATTTCATTGAATGTAAGTGGTACAACTAAGCTTACAGGTGCTGAAATTAAAAGTGAGCAAGGTCAGGTTGATTTAGGCGGTAGCAACGTTCAATTAAACAATATTGAAGGTCATCAATATGAAGCAGGTGCAGATCTTGATCTGAAATCATCTGCTGTTGATTTAGTGAAACAACTTGCAGGTGGTGACTTATCATTAAAATCACCTGTTAAAGTTAATGAAACTGTAAACACAAAATCGTCTATTTCTGAAAAATAATAGATACCCCATAAAAGAGTAATGCCTATTCTTTTGTAAGCCAAACCCGCTTGTTATCACAATAAGCGGGTTTTTTATTTATCTGCTTAGATTTCGCTGAACATCCAATAAATTTACGCTTCTTTAAGATTTAAATTAAATGCAGAAAATAAAAAAATAGAAGATAAGTCATTGAATTTAAAATAGAAAGATACATTTTATCGTAGAAATTAAATCGCCATCGACTCCTTGACCTTCCCCTAATGGTAAAGCCTAAGCTTTATCCCATACCATATTTAAGAGGGGATTTTTGATGAACACTAAGACTACGTTGTCCTCTGCCAATCGGCTGAGTTTACCTGTTGAAGGTATGACATGTGCATCCTGTGTTGGTCGTGTCGAACGTGCCTTAAAAGCCGTACCACAAATACAAGATGCTGTTGTCAATTTAGCCACTGAACGTGCAGATATTACATTTACAAATACACCTGATCCCACAGTTGCCGTGAGCGCCATTGAAAGTTCAGGTTATAAAGTACCCGAAGAGATAACTGAGCTGGCAATTGAAGAAATGACCTGCGCATCTTGCGTTGGCCGTGTAGAAAAAGCACTGGCTCAAGTTCCCGGTGTATTAGAAGCCACGGTAAACCTTGCAACTGAACGCGCTCGTGTGCGCTATTTGTCAGGCGTAGTATCGATCACCGATTTAGAGGTCGCTGTTGTACATGCTGGCTATAAACCTCGTCGTTTATCCGATGATCCAGCAAATACTCGCGATGTAGGTGAAGAGCGCCGTGCAAAAGAGGAACGTTCATTACGTCGCGCATTACTTATTGCCACCGTCTTCACATTACCTGTTTTTGTTATTGAAATGGGATCGCACTTTATTCCCGGTGTGCATGGTTGGGTCACTCAAACTCTGGGGCAACAGCTAAATTGGTATATTCAATTTATCCTCGCCACTATTGTGATGTTTGGCCCCGGTTTACGCTTTTTCCAAAAAGGGATACCTGCGTTATTACGCGGTGCTCCTGATATGAACTCATTAGTATCTGTTGGTACAGCCGCCGCTTACGGCTATTCAGTGGTATCAACCTTTATTCCTCAAGTCCTACCTGCGGGCACAGCCAATATCTATTTTGAAGCCGCTGTTGTGATTGTCACCTTGATCTTGTTAGGAAGAACGCTTGAAGCCAAGGCGAAAGGAAATACATCTCAAGCGATTAAACGTTTAGTTGGTTTGCAAGCCAAAACAGCGCGAGTTTCTCGTCATGGTGAAACACTGGAAATTCCTCTGGATCAAGTTGTGATGGGAGACATCGTTTTTGTTCGCCCCGGTGAAAAAATACCTGTTGATGGAGAGATTATTGACGGTCACTCTTACGTTGATGAGAGCATGATAACCGGCGAGCCTGTACCTGTATCGAAAGAGATTGGTTCTGACGTTGTGGGTGGAACTATCAATAAAACAGGTGCTTTTAGTTTTAAAGTCACCAAAGTTGGCTCTAACACTGTATTGGCACAAATCATTCGCTTAGTGGAGGAAGCTCAAGGCTCTAAACTTCCTATTCAAGCACTTGTTGATAAAGTCACCATGTGGTTTGTGCCGGCGGTTATGTTAGGTGCAACAATCACCTTCTTTATTTGGTTAGCTTTTGGTCCAGATCCTGCATTAACCTTTGCGTTAATTAATGCCGTTGCTGTGTTAATTATTGCCTGTCCATGTGCAATGGGATTAGCAACGCCAACATCCATTATGGTGGGTACAGGTCGTGCAGCAGAGTTGGGTATTCTTTTCCGTAAAGGTGAAGCCTTACAAGCCTTACGTGATGTCAATGTTGTCGCTCTTGATAAAACAGGCACATTAACAAAAGGCCGTCCTGAATTAACAGATTTAATTCCAGCAGAAGGTTTTGAATATAATGAAACCTTAAGCCTTGTTGCTGCTATTGAAACTTATTCGGAACATCCTATTGCAGAAGCTATTGTCAATGCGGCTAAAGAGGCGGGATTAACGCTCGCAACAGTTGAAAATTTTGAAGCAGTTCCGGGTTTTGGCGTGAGTGCAACAGTAGGAGGAAGAGCCGTATCTGTTGGTGCTGATCGCTTTATGAAACAACTTGGATTAGATGTCAGTCACTTTATCTCTTCAGCACAGAAACTCGGTGAGCAAGGCAAAAGCCCTCTTTATGCAGCCATTGATGGACATCTTGCTGCCATTATTGCAGTTGCAGATCCGATTAAAGAAACAACCCCTGAAGCAATCAAAGCGTTACATGATTTAGGTTTGAGAGTTGCCATGATCACTGGTGATAACGAAGCCACAGCAAAAGCGATTGCTAAACAGTTAGGTATTGATGAAATTGCGGCTGAAGTACTTCCTGATGGAAAAGTCGAAGCCTTAAAGCAATTTAGCCATAAAGGCGCTAAAGTCGCTTTTGTTGGTGATGGTATCAATGATGCTCCAGCGCTTGCACAAGCTGATGTTGGGTTAGCGATTGGTACAGGAACCGATGTCGCCATTGAAGCTGCTGATGTGGTGTTAATGTCGGGTGATCTGCGCGGTGTCGTTGATGCAATAGCTTTAAGCCAAGCAACTATTCGCAATATCAAACAAAACTTGTTTTGGGCTTTTGCTTATAACGCCTTATTAATTCCTGTCGCGGCTGGCATGCTTTATCCAATTAATGGCATGTTACTTTCACCCATCATTGCCGCTGCCGCAATGGCGCTTTCAAGTGTATTTGTCTTGGGTAACGCCTTACGACTAAAACGTTTTCAAGCACCAATAAAAACACATTAATAGATTGATTTTATTTATAGCCAGACTCAACAAAGGTCTGGCTCAATATTATAAAGCGACTACCTTATACTTATAGAGAGCGCTTTATTATCCGATAAGGGGAACATAATGAATATTGGTCAAGCAGCAAAAAAGTCCGGTATTTCAAGCAAAATGATCCGTTATTATGAGCAGATTGGCTTAATTCCAAAGGCTATTCGTACTGATTCAGGTTATCGCGATTACACAGATGCAGACGTAGCTTGCTTTCGTTTTATTCGCCATTCTCGAGCACTTGGTTTTTCAACAGAACAGATATCAACGTTGTTAGTTTTATGGAATAACGGAGAACGCGCCAGCGCAGATGTGAAATCTATCGCACTCTCCCATATTGAAGAGCTCAATCGTAAAATTGCTGAACTACAACGTATGACAAAAACGTTAGAACACTTAGCGAAAGATTGCCAAGGTGATAACAATCCTGATTGCCCGATTATTGCAGGGCTAGTTGAGCCAAAGTCAGACTCTGAAAGTAAAACAACAAAAAGTCACCTTTCCCACCTTCGCTCTTCAATTTAGTTTTTCTATCAACCATAAAAAATCCCGCTTATTGCTAAGCGGGATTTTCTTGTTCAACAAAAAGTTAAATAACCATTGTTATCAATGGATAAATTAACCTAATTGGCCGTGACAATGCTTAAATTTCTTACCTGATCCACAAGGGCATGGTTCGTTACGACCCACTTTTTTACCTGCGGCAACTTGACCATCTACTGCTGACATTTGAGATTCTTTTGTCACTTCATGGCTTAATTGCTGTTGTTTAGCTAAACGTTCTGCTTCTTCACGACGGCGACGTTCTAACTCTTCAACTTCTTCTGGTAAACGAACTTGTACTTTGCTTAGCGTGCTAATCACTTCATATTTCAGTGATTCTAACATGTTAGCAAACATGGCGAACGATTCACGTTTGTACTCTTGTTTTGGATCTTTTTGTGCATAACCACGTAAGTGGATACCTTGACGCAAATAATCCATTGCTGCCAAGTGCTCTTTCCACAGTGAATCCAGCGTTTGTAACATCACGCCTTTTTCAAAGTTACGCATCATCTCAGCACTAACGATCTCTTCTTTCGCTTTATAAACTTCGATAGATTTTTCTAAAATACGCTCACGCAATGTTTCTTCATGTAATTCCGGCTCTTTATCTAACCATTCTTTGATTGGTAAATTTAAATCAAAGTCTTTTTGTAAACATGCCGTTAAGCCTTCGATATCCCACATTTCTTCCAGTGATTGAGGTGGAATATAGTTATCAATCATTGAAGTGAAGACGTCTTGGCGAATGCTATCGATAGTTTCGCTTACGTCTGCCACATCCAGTAATTCATTACGCTGAGTATAGATTGCGCGACGTTGGTCATTTGCTACGTCATCATATTCAAGCAGTTGCTTACGAATATCAAAGTTGCGGTTTTCTACTTTACGCTGTGCATTTGCAATCGCTTTGGTTACCCAAGGGTGCTCAATCGCTTCGGTTTCATTCATACCTAATTTACGCATCATGCCAGACACTTTGTCTGAAGCAAAAATACGCATTAAGGAGTCTTCCATAGATAAATAGAAACGAGAAGAACCTTCATCCCCTTGACGACCCGCACGACCACGTAACTGGTTATCAATACGACGAGATTCGTGACGCTCAGTACCAATGATATGTAAACCACCTGATGCTAATACTGCATCATGGCGCTCTTTCCATTTAGCTTTGATTTCTTCGATTTGCTCTTCAGTTGGCTCTTCAAGCTTAGCCACTTCAGTTTGCCAGCTCCCCCCTAACACGATATCGGTACCACGACCAGCCATGTTAGTTGCGATAGTTACCGCTGAAGGCAAACCTGCGTTAGCAATGATGTCTGCTTCCATTGCGTGGAATTTCGCATTCAGTACGTTATGGTGAACATTCGCTTTAGTCAGCGCTTTAGAAATTTCTTCTGATTTTTCAATTGAAATGGTACCCACAAGAACAGGCTGACCATTTTGAGTACGTTCACGAATATCTTCAATAATAGCTGCAAATTTACCTTGCTCATTCATATAGACTAAGTCAGGTAGATCTTTACGTACCATTGGGCGGTTAGTTGGGATAACAATGGTTTCTAAGCGATAAATAGAGTTAAATTCAAATGCTTCAGTATCCGCAGTACCGGTCATCCCTGCTAATTTTTCGTATAAACGGAAATAGTTTTGGAATGTAATTGACGCTAATGTTTGGTTCTCATTTTGGATCTTCACACCTTCTTTTGCTTCAACAGCTTGGTGTAAACCATCAGACCAACGACGACCTTGCATTGTACGACCCGTGTGTTCGTCAACAATGATAACTTCGCCATCTTTAACAATGTAGTCAACGTCTTTGGTAAATAGCGCGTGAGCACGTAATGCAGCCGTCACATGGTGCATTAACATAATGTTTGCAGGTGAGTATAAAGACTCCCCTTCTTTCATCATTCCAGCATCTGCTAATAACCCTTCGATTTTAACCAGACCACGTTCTGTGATGTTCACTTGACGTGTTTTTTCATCAACAGAGTAATCACCTTCACCTTGGAAAGTGTCTGAGTCTTCTTTCTCTTGAGAAATCAAGTGAGGGATCACTTTATTCATTTGGATATAAAGCTCAGAACTGTCTTCTGCTGGACCTGAAATGATCAGCGGAGTACGCGCTTCATCGATTAAGATTGAGTCAACCTCATCCACTAATGCATAGTGTAATTTACGTTGAACACGTTCTTGTGGACTAAATGCCATGTTGTCACGCAGGTAGTCGAAACCAAATTCGTTGTTCGTACCATAAGTGATATCAGCATTATAGGCTTCGCGTTTTACTGGTGGCGCCATATTTGGCAAGTTGATACCAACACTTAAACCTAAGAATTCAAACAGAGGACGGTTATTTTCGGCGTCACGTTGTGCCAAGTAGTCATTGACGGTAACAACGTGAACCCCTTTACCTGATAGCGCATTTAAGTATGCAGGCAATGTTGCAGTTAATGTTTTACCTTCACCTGTACGCATTTCTGCAATACAACGCTCATTTAGAACCATACCACCGATTAACTGTACATCGAAGTGGCGCATACCAAAGACACGCTTACTTGCTTCACGTACGGTTGCAAATGCTTCAGGTAAAATATCTTCTTCTTTTTCACCGTTCTTTAAACGCTCACGAAATTCATTTGTTTTCGCTTTTAGCTCATCATCAGTCAGCTTTTCAAATTCTGGTTCTAATTTATTAATTTCACCAACAATTTTACGCATACGACGGATTGTACGATCATTACGACTACCAAAAATTTTGGTTACAATTTTACCTAACATAAATCTTTATTCTCATTTATGACGTGAAACGCCGAAAACAGCCTCTGCATCTATCGATAAACAGAGATAATCATAATCTTATTAGATTAAGTGACTCAATTAAGCTGTTAGGTAAGGCCCTGCGCGAATACCGCGGATTTGTGCAAGCCATAATCCGGTATGATAGGAATTTGTATTCTGTACTAAAACATAGCCAGAAAGAGGAAGGTTGCTTAGCGCTGATGATGGAGTCTCTGTTAATAAGGCATACAGAGTATCAAGCATAACCTCTGCAACATTAGAAACAGGTAACGGTTCATCTTTGGCTTTAACCATCAATTCAGGCGAATTAATGGTGAATGCAAAAGAGAGCTGTTTAATTACATTTTTTACTGCGTGTTGTTGCCAGTAATTAAAGGTGAAGGATGAAGCAGGATTCTGTACACTTTGGCGTAAGAATAAGTTATCAAACGCAATAAGTGCCTGACTTTGGCGGTTTTGAGATAGAGGGGTATCAGTTTGCTGTGGATTTTCGGCATGAGCAGACAACAGCGAAGGTATTCCAATACCTGCTGCTACCATCCCTAAAAGCAGATGCGACCAAAAATATCGCCTGCCAAACTGTCGCCAAAAACTTATAATGCTCATTAACCTTCGTTGCTCATTAATCTTTATTTTGTGGAGTCAAAATCTATGCGGGATAGTTACCCACAATCATTGGAAAAAATCTTCATTGAACTTGAAGGTTCCAACAAGAGTACATTACAACTTATACAACAGCGCGCAACGATTTTACTAAAATTAAATCGCGCCGTCATGGCTCTTTTACCCGTTCCTTTACGAGATAAGTGCCGTGTCGCAAATTATCGCAGTGCTATTTTAATTATTGAAGTTGCAAACGCAAGTTGGTTAACTCGTTTACGTTATGAAACCCCGTCATTACTTTCCGCATTGAGACAAGAAATTTTACCATCCTTATCCTCAATAGACATCAAAATAAATCCGTCTTTGGGAATAAAACAGGAAAAAAGATCTTTAATATCATCATTAAAAGAGCAAGCGCCTATAAAGAGACGTCACTTAAGTTTGGAAAGCGCACAATCATTGAAGTATTTGGCTGAAAAAAGCCCGAAGAAATTAAGAGAGAAATTAGAACGGTTGGCTGCACTTGCCGGAGAGAGTACAAGTACAGCCAAAGATGAACGTTAATTAGAGATAATTAACGCGCTTTCCTTCGCAGGAATTAAGCAAAGACCATTGAGGGAGCTTTGAATGCCACTGGCATTTGCGCTTCGTCTTCAAATGTGACGAATTCCCACGCAGATTCTTTTGCTAATACAGCTTGGAGCAATTTATTGTTCAGTGCATGACCTGATTTAAACGCGGTAAATTCACCAATAATGTTATAGCCACACATAAATAAATCACCGATTGCATCCAACATTTTGTGACGAACGAATTCATCTTCAAAACGCAGACCATCGTCGTTGAGAACA
It includes:
- the hpmA gene encoding calcium-independent hemolysin HpmA, encoding MKSKNFKLSPSGRLAASLAIIFVSLNAYAGGIVPDAGNQGPNVSSVNGGTQVINIVTPNNEGISHNQYQDFNVGKPGAVFNNSLEAGQSQLAGQLNANSNLNGQAASLILNEVVSRNPSFLLGQQEVFGIAAEYVLSNPNGITCDGCGFINTSRSSLVVGNPLFENGELKGYSTLNNTNLLSIGKNGLHAPGLLDLIAPRIDSRGKITAAEISALTGQNTFSQRFDILSSQKPASALDSYFFGSMQSGRIRIINTAEGSGVKLTGKFVADNELSVRADNIQTDSQVRYDSYDKDGSENYQNYRGGIAVNNSGSSQTLTKTELKGKNITLVADNKNQIKASDLMGDDILLQGAHLTVDGKQLQQKDTDTDNRWFYSWQYDVTKEKELVQQVGSHIDAKNNATLTATKGDVTLEGAKINAGNTLAINANQDININGLVEKENRSENGYKRNHTSRLETGSWSNSHQTETLKGSELTAGKTLGLNAEGSVTAQGAKLHSNENVVVNAKENINLNVQNTNNDKTVTDNHVVWGGIGGGNNKNNNNKQEVSHSTQLTADGQLLLAADNSVKITGSQVKGNQGAFVKTTQGDVVIDNAISETITKTDERTGTAFNITKNSHKNETNQQHSTGSELVSDAELTVVSGKDVNVIGSLIKSADELGIESLGDINVRSAQQTTKINDEKTSLEITGHAKEVEDKQYSAGFHITHTSNKNNSTETEQVGSTLSGGSVKVQADKDVTFAGSDLKTTAGNATVSGDNVAFVSTENKKETDSTDRTISGGFSYTGGVDKIGSKADFQYDKQHTTTDITKNKGSETQIAGDLTITANNDVTHQGASHKVDGAYKESGENINHLAVNDSATSKTDTLNIGVDVGVNLDYSGVTQPIKKAVEDGATAVNPDSNKGIDKKVTFKDAISNLANLSNLEAPNVGVEVGVKGGGSQKSQSDSQAVSTSITAGKINTDSNKTLHDQGTHYQSTQGDVSLTANTHTSEAAQNKHQESFHETTGGGQVGVSTKTGNDITVAIKGEGKTTDTSLTTTKAEGSQFNSAGNININVREDAHYEGAKFDAQEGKTVINAGGDLTLAQATDTHTESQHNVNGSANLKVGTTPDSKDYGGGFNAGGANHQKDQTTAKAGSVNGSQGIELNSGHNLTLQGTHLTSENDVALTATNKVDFQATESQRTETGKNLSGGLQAGFGQKTGDKSSSVNGLGGAEFAIGKQDEKSVSREGGTIANQGNLTVNGSSVNLQGTKVNSKDTQLTSQSGDTTLTSAQSTDYKNNWGTDISLNGKQTNTTPKEVTEENPATSIHDIGGKVLVNVEDQQKSTHQNASVETGTLTVNSDKNFALSGANVSADNVTGNVGGDFTVTSQKDSDRHVAVDVNVGYNHNNDPKSSQVDKTAKAGGSLLEDTIKETIDSGIKSATDVISDKYNSLSSTIADKTGISGETKAKIDKGVGTVGNGIKNIVTGAEGHTANADIKVSHIDNDAVTQTTTLTSKNDISLNVSGTTKLTGAEIKSEQGQVDLGGSNVQLNNIEGHQYEAGADLDLKSSAVDLVKQLAGGDLSLKSPVKVNETVNTKSSISEK
- a CDS encoding heavy metal translocating P-type ATPase — translated: MNTKTTLSSANRLSLPVEGMTCASCVGRVERALKAVPQIQDAVVNLATERADITFTNTPDPTVAVSAIESSGYKVPEEITELAIEEMTCASCVGRVEKALAQVPGVLEATVNLATERARVRYLSGVVSITDLEVAVVHAGYKPRRLSDDPANTRDVGEERRAKEERSLRRALLIATVFTLPVFVIEMGSHFIPGVHGWVTQTLGQQLNWYIQFILATIVMFGPGLRFFQKGIPALLRGAPDMNSLVSVGTAAAYGYSVVSTFIPQVLPAGTANIYFEAAVVIVTLILLGRTLEAKAKGNTSQAIKRLVGLQAKTARVSRHGETLEIPLDQVVMGDIVFVRPGEKIPVDGEIIDGHSYVDESMITGEPVPVSKEIGSDVVGGTINKTGAFSFKVTKVGSNTVLAQIIRLVEEAQGSKLPIQALVDKVTMWFVPAVMLGATITFFIWLAFGPDPALTFALINAVAVLIIACPCAMGLATPTSIMVGTGRAAELGILFRKGEALQALRDVNVVALDKTGTLTKGRPELTDLIPAEGFEYNETLSLVAAIETYSEHPIAEAIVNAAKEAGLTLATVENFEAVPGFGVSATVGGRAVSVGADRFMKQLGLDVSHFISSAQKLGEQGKSPLYAAIDGHLAAIIAVADPIKETTPEAIKALHDLGLRVAMITGDNEATAKAIAKQLGIDEIAAEVLPDGKVEALKQFSHKGAKVAFVGDGINDAPALAQADVGLAIGTGTDVAIEAADVVLMSGDLRGVVDAIALSQATIRNIKQNLFWAFAYNALLIPVAAGMLYPINGMLLSPIIAAAAMALSSVFVLGNALRLKRFQAPIKTH
- the cueR gene encoding Cu(I)-responsive transcriptional regulator; translation: MNIGQAAKKSGISSKMIRYYEQIGLIPKAIRTDSGYRDYTDADVACFRFIRHSRALGFSTEQISTLLVLWNNGERASADVKSIALSHIEELNRKIAELQRMTKTLEHLAKDCQGDNNPDCPIIAGLVEPKSDSESKTTKSHLSHLRSSI